A genome region from Triticum aestivum cultivar Chinese Spring chromosome 2B, IWGSC CS RefSeq v2.1, whole genome shotgun sequence includes the following:
- the LOC123047137 gene encoding synaptotagmin-5 — MGFWMGLAMGVAAGVALIVAFARCENSRGARRRKLAATVATFSKMTVEDSRKLLPGSLYPSWVVFSTQQKLKWLNEELNKIWPFVNEAASELIKASVEPVLEQYRPVVFAALTFSKLTLGTVAPQFTGISIIESNEEGIVMELEMNWDANPSIILDVKTRLGVGLPIQVKDIGFTGVFRLIFKPLVEQLPCFGAVCFSLRQKKKLDFKLKVIGGDISAIPGISAALEETIKNAIEDSITWPVRKVIPIVPGDYSDLELKPVGTLEVKLVQARDLTNKDLIGKSDPFATLYIRPLPDKTKRSKTINNDLNPIWNEHFEFIVEDADTQSVTVKIYDDDGIQESDLIGCAQVSLKDLQPGKVKDVWLKLVKDLEIQRDRKDRGQVHLELVYYPYNMKDETPNPFKQHFSMTSLERTMTSNGNGSASKDYGRLSSRKRKEVILRGVLQVTVISGEDLPAMDMNGKSDPYVVVSLKKTKTKHKTRVVNESLNPVWNQTFDFVVEDGLHDMLMLEVYDHDTFSRDYMGRCILTLTKVLIEEEYTDSFPLQGAKTGKLKLHLKWSPQSIMRDSGEAA, encoded by the exons atGGGGTTCTGGATGGGCCTGGCGATGGGGGTCGCCGCCGGCGTCGCGCTCATCGTCGCCTTCGCCCGCTGCGAGAACTCCCGCGGCGCGCGCCGCCGGAAGCTG GCTGCCACGGTTGCTACTTTCTCTAAAATGACGGTTGAAGATTCACGCAAGTTACTTCCAGGCAGCCTCTACCCATCCTGGGTTGTTTTCTCTACGCAGCAAAAG CTAAAATGGCTTAATGAGGAGCTCAACAAAATATGGCCCTTTGTGAATGAG GCAGCATCAGAACTCATCAAAGCCTCCGTTGAGCCTGTTCTTGAACAATATAGGCCAGTGGTCTTTGCTGCCCTCACGTTCTCAAAACTCACTCTTGGCACTGTTGCACCGCAGTTTACTG GTATTTCGATCATTGAGAGTAATGAAGAAGGTATCGTTATGGAGCTAGAGATGAATTGGGATGCCAATCCAAGTATCATATTGGATGTAAAAACTAGACTTGGGGTGGGGTTACCAATACAG GTGAAGGACATCGGCTTCACGGGAGTTTTCCGCTTGATTTTCAAACCGCTGGTTGAACAACTGCCTTGCTTTGGAGCTGTTTGTTTTTCTCTAAGACAGAAG AAAAAACTGGATTTCAAATTGAAGGTCATTGGTGGCGATATTTCTGCTATTCCTGGAATTTCAGCTGCTCTTGAG GAAACTATAAAAAATGCTATTGAAGACTCAATAACATGGCCAGTAAGGAAAGTCATTCCTATAGTACCTGGGGACTACAG TGATCTGGAACTGAAGCCTGTCGGCACATTGGAAGTCAAGCTTGTGCAAGCAAGAGATTTGACAAACAAGGATCTGATAGGAAAATCGGATCCTTTTGCCACTTTATATATCCGACCATTGCCAGACAAAACCAAGAGAAGTAAAACAATT AACAATGATCTCAATCCCATTTGGAATGAACACTTCGAGTTTATTGTTGAAGATGCTGATACTCAGAGCGTGACAGTCAAGATTTATGACGATGACGGTATTCAGGAATCTGATCTGATTGGCTGTGCTCAAGTTAGCCTGAAGGATCTTCAACCTGGCAAAGTGAAGGATGTCTGGCTGAAGCTTGTAAAAGATTTGGAGATTCAAAGAGACAGGAAAGATCGTGGTCAG GTGCACCTTGAGCTAGTTTATTATCCATATAACATGAAGGATGAGACTCCAAATCCTTTTAAACAACATTTTTCGATGACTTCCTTAGAGAGGACAATGACAAGTAATGGAAATGGATCAGCAAGCAAAGATTATGGCAGGTTGTCATCAAGGAAGAGAAAGGAAGTTATCCTGCGAGGGGTTCTCCAAGTAACTGTGATATCTGGTGAAGATCTGCCAGCAATGGATATGAATGGAAAGTCTGACCCATATGTTGTAGTTTCTctcaagaaaacaaaaacaaagcaCAAGACAAGG GTTGTGAATGAAAGCTTGAACCCAGTTTGGAATCAAACTTTTGACTTCGTTGTCGAAGATGGCTTACATGACATGCTTATGCTGGAAGTTTATGATCACGACACTTTCAGTAGA GATTACATGGGACGGTGCATCCTGACCTTGACAAAGGTTTTGATCGAAGAGGAATACACCGATAGCTTCCCATTGCAGGGAGCAAAGACCGGGAAGCTGAAGTTGCATCTGAAGTGGTCGCCACAATCGATCATGCGTGATTCGGGAGAAGCAGCTTAA